A window of Phragmites australis chromosome 15, lpPhrAust1.1, whole genome shotgun sequence genomic DNA:
CTCATTTGACCAGCTCTGCGTTGCAGATTTAAAAAACTGGCTTAGGATCCAAACACAACCAAAGTCTGATACTACATCTGTTTTTTTTACTTATCACTAGTTTTTTTAGCAATTTTGACTTTGtgttttttttgaaaagtttatATATCTTTAAAAGTTCCATATCATTATATTCATCgtgaaatatattttattaatattatatacttttaagtgtctgtaattttttttaaaaaacataaagTTAAAATTACTATAGTAAAAAACTAATGATAAGTAAAAAACAGACGAACGTAGTCCCTGGGCAATGGCACTGGCCGCCTACCTGTACCCATCAATGGCCAATCataccctcctcctcctccattatctatcaccaccatcctctgtCCATCTATCCATTCCATCCAGCCCAGCTCACGCCACCAGCTGTAAAAACCAAAAACCCCCCCGCCGTGCTCCACGAAAGGCACGCGGCACGGCGAGCCTGGCAAGGGAAGCATCGACGAAGCCACGGGGAGAAGCGCCGAGCCGACTCGAGCAGTCGACCTCGGCGGACGCCGCAGATCGGCGCCTCGCTGAGAAAATCCACGGGAATAATGAAAAGGTGAAAGGGACAAGGAATCCCGCGAAACCGGCGCGCCCAAACACAAGCCGGCAGGAGCCGGACCCAACCCAGACCCGACCGCAACCAAATCGAACCAAACCCACCCAAACTGGCTAGCTCTCGTCCTCGCGGCGGTGCCCCCACCAGGTCACCTCACCTCGCCTCCCCCCGCGAGCCGCATCTCCTCTCCCAAACCCTACCCATATAATATTAAACCCAACCCTGAGTCTCTGtgtctccatctctctctccccaccatcctcccctttcccgccgccgccgccgccgccgccgccaccggctcTTCCCCCCGACTAAATCCTAGCCGCCGTCCCGGCTTCTATTCCGATCCGATGGCGTCCGCCGACGACCAGGCCGCGGCCGTCGCGCTGCTGGGAGGTGACCCGGCGGCGTTCGACGCGCTGCTGTCGACGCTCATGTCGTCCTCCAACGCcgaccgcgccgccgccgaggccgcCTTCAACCGCCTCCGCGCCTCCCACCCGGAGGCCCTGGCGCTGCGGCTCGCCTCGTCGCTCGCCGCGCCCGCCACCCCCGCCGACCTCCGCGCCATGGCGGGCGTCCTCCTCCGCAAGGTCCTCTCCCCGaccccgtcctcctccgacgCCTCGTCCAACAGCGCCGcggcgccgcccgcgccgctcTGGCCGCAGCTCTCCCCCGCGGGACAGTCCGCGCTCAAGTCGCACCTCCTCTCCGCGCTGCAGTCCGATCCCCCCAAGGCCATCGCGAAGAAGGTCTGCGACGCCATCTCCGAGCTTGCCACGTCGCTGCTCCGGGAGAACGCCTGGGCGGAGCTGCTCCCGTTCCTCTTCCGCGCGGCGTCGGGCCCCGAGGCGCCCAACCTGCAGGAGTCGGCGCTGCTCATCTTCGCGAGGCAGGCGGATTACATCGCGGAATCGCTTCTCGACCATTTGATGACTATCCACAACCTGCTAGCCGCCGCCCTGGCGCATCCGACATCCCCTGATGTGCGTATTGCAGCCCTGGGTGCTGCGGTCAACCTCGTTCAGTGCCTGCTCACCAACTCGGACCGAGATAAGATGCAGGATTTACTGCCTGCTATGATGAGGGCACTCACGGATTGCCTAAACTCTGGTCAGGAGGCCTCTGCGCAGGAGGCACTGGAGCTGCTTGTGGAACTAGCTGGTGCAGAACCAAGGTTCCTACGGCGGCAGATTGCGGATGTGGTAGGAGCAATGTTGCAAATAGCTGAGGCTGCACAGTTGGAAGATGGGACCAGGCACTTGGCAGTGGAGTTTGTGATTACTCTTGCTGAGGCAAGGGAGCGTGCGCCAGGAATGATGCGACGGCTCCCACAGTTTGTTGGCAGGCTGTTTGCAGTGCTCATGCAGTTGTtgcttgatgttgaggatgaccCTGCTTGGCACTCTGCTGAAactgaagatgaagatgcagGTGAAGGGAACAACTATGGAGTGGGACAGGAGTGCCTTGACCGTCTTGCCATTGCCATTGGTGGAAACGCTATTGTGCCAATTGCATCTGAGCTGCTTCCACAATACCTTTCTGCTCCCGAGTGGCAGAAGCACCACGCTGCGCTAGTCACACTTGCACAGATTGCAGAAGGATGCGCAAAGGTTATCTTGATAACTTGATTAGTGTCAAAGTGTGATAACTATACAACAATCTTTTGGATTGCTGGAGGCATATTTAATGTTGCTGTATTGGATAGTTAAAGAAAATATCCATGAACTAACATGTTGAACTAGGTAGGAAAGGgaaaaagatgaagaaataCTAAACTGCCAAATCTACAAGAGTTATTGGCCAGCATTAAACCACACAATGCTATCTGTTCTTTGATTTCACATGGTGGAAAATAGCCCAATAGGCCATCTCATTGGTTGCTATTTTTGTTGGCAGGTTATGCTTAAAAATTTGGAGCAAGTTGTTTCTATGATATTGAATGGATTCCAACATCCCCATCCTCGTGTGCGGTGGGCTGCAATCAACGCCATCGGTCAGCTGTCTACGGATTTGGGCCCAGACTTGCAAGTTCATTACCACCAGATGGTGCTGCCTGCATTGGCAAATGCCATGGACGATTTCCAGAATCCACGGGTTCAAGTAAGTTATGTCATTATTCATTAGCAAAATTTGGTCTCATGCCCTTCTACTTCCAATCCATTGTTACTGTTTTTTAGAGTTGAGGTTGCGTCAGTGGAACTAGGTGTGGATCAAGAAGATTTTAGTGTGTTTATTACACATTGAAACAAAATGCTGTAAATGGATGTGGCATATTGAAATGTAGCAAACATACTTTTTTTAGCTtcaatctaactaatttcttcAATAAAAAAGTAATTTAATCCCCAAGCAAGCTACTAAATTCTCCATTTCATCAATTTATCACCATTATAATAAGTGAATGTTCATGCAAACTAGCATTGCTTGAAAACTGACTTCTTAATTGAACTCTGTTTAAGGGTTCTGTGCGCATTGAGATATTAAGTTTATGCAATTTTAATACCTTCATTCTGAACTAGAAGTCTTATGCACCTTTGTATACTGACTTCTTGTGTCACTATCCTTGTTGGCAGGCACATGCTGCGTCAGCTATCTTGAATTTCAGTGAGAATTGTACACCAGAAATTTTGACACCATACCtggatggaattgttagcaaattgcttgttcttcttcaggTGTGCATTTACTTGTATGGAATTACATTGCAGCTTGCTTCAAGCATATTTGTTAGTATATGTAATAAACATCTCAACTCTTCATGTTTATATATTAGAATGGCAAGCAAATGGTGCAAGAGGGAGCATTGACAGCTTTAGCATCAGTAGCAGATTCATCACAGGTAACTGTTTACATGGGAGCTAGTGGCTACATTATTTGTTATTATGTATAATGGCTGCTGTCATGTATGATCGGGTTGTACCATTGTTTTAGCGCTTTCTATCTTGCTGGTAATAACAAGTTTATAGCATTATGACAACTTTTGGTTTGTTTGTCTTGTAGGAGCACTTCAAGAAATACTATGATGCTGTTATGCCATACCTCAAAGCTATTTTGATGAATGCAACTGACAAGTCTAATAGGATGCTCCGTGCTAAGTCCATGGAGTGTATAAGTCTGGTAGGAATGGCCGTGGGCAAGGACAAGTTCAGAGATGATGCAAAGCAGGTTAGCCTCTCCTTTCAGTTGTAATCTTGTGTTGCAACGTGCAAATAATGTACTTCTATTTTGTTGTGAATAACTCATGATTGATTTTTCATCACTGTTAGTGTTCTTGAATCACTTTCACTGTTCAACTGTTTTCTTGCTGATGTATCAGAATTTAGGAAAATGGATAGGTCTATCTCAGTTTTGTAGAACAGTAGTTATTGAGAGCTTTCAGTTCCGCTTCTTCACACTCTTCATATGCGCATTCCTGGTTGGTGTATTGTTTTTATTGAGACAGTGTTATTATTCTAATCCATCTATCCGTTGCTAGGTTATGGAAGTACTTATGGCTTTGCAAGGAACTCCAATGGAAACTGATGATCCAATAACCAGCTACATGTTGCAGGTATGGTTCAAAGCAGGGGAAAATAAGTTTAACAGCACCTTATTTTTTTCTAACACTTATCCCACATGTGATAGGCTTGGGCCAGGCTATGCAAATGTCTTGGACAGGATTTCCTTCCTTACATGAGCGTAGTTATGCCACCACTGCTTCAGTCTGCTCAGCTGAAGCCTGATGTGACTATTACTTCAGCTGAATCAGATGATGAAATAGAATCAGATGATGATAGGTATCTATTCAGTTTTAATGTTTATCCATTCAATTAGAGTTTGTGTTCCTAATCCTGAAAATCATGGCAGACGATTTCACTTAAAATTATCTATGCCTCGCCTGATCTTGTACAATTGCACTTGCACATAGGGTGATCCTTTTAACTTGGGTGACACTTAGCTTTTCCTTACATGACTTTATTATCTGCTTATATCGGAAGTATCCATCAGAATattgaaaaaagagaaattttagaCAATTGATTTGAGCtgcaatttttttagtttagcGTGTTAATTCAAAATTTATTTGCAGTATGAAGGGATGTAATGATGTATCATGCATTGGCTTTTAAATGTACTATGCATATAATTGCTATAACACGTACACCCTGGTTCatggaattttttatttgctcTGATTTATGTATGGATATATCACCATGAGATCTTGTTATTCATGCCTTTTTTGTGGTTGAGGGGGAGCATTCTATGTTACTTATAAGTTTTAAATGTGTTAATTTTGTAACACTGCCCCTAAATTTTGGCATTTTGTATAGCATTGAAACAATCACACTTGGTGACAAAAGAATAGGAATCCGAACTAGTGTGCTAGAAGAGAAAGCAACAGCTTGCAACATGCTGTGCTGCTATGCTGATGAGCTTAAGGAGGGATTCTTCCCATGGATTGATCAGGTTCGTTATCACACTGAACATACCCAGTGTCTAACTCCCTCAACTGCTCCTTTCCAGCATACGTCATTGATTACAAACTTCCATGTAGGTTGCTCCCACATTGGTCCCTCTGCTTAAGTTTTACTTTCATGAAGAAGTTAGGAGAGCTGCTGTTGCAGGTATTTTGATGTTGCACTACGTTCTATTCTATGTGGTATGCTCTTTTTACAATTTTTGAACATCTATGCAGCAATGCCGGAACTTCTACGTTCTGCAAAATTGGCTGTTGAGAAGGGACAGGCTCAAGGACGTGACGAGTCTTACGTTAAACAGTTGTCTGACTACATAATTCCAGCTCTTGTTGAAGCGCTGCATAAGGTCTATTGGAAGATTTCTCAGTATTTTGGTGATTATTTCTTTTACCCATGCTAACAACTGGAACTTCTTGCATCCGCTGTACAGGAGCCAGAAACTGAAATGTGCTCATCCATGCTGGATTCATTAAATGAGTGCATGCAGGTACCATCCTTTGTTTGTCACCCCGTCTGCTTGATAATTTTAAAATGTTGTCCATGATTGAGATTTTCTAAAAGCTTCACTTGGACATTTAGGTCCTCATACTTTTATGTACCCTACCCCTGTGTTGTCAAATAAGTATATTCAAGTGTATTTTATCCACCAGATTTTAGTCTAGTGAGTGAAACAGAATAAAATCAGGCTTGTGTTTTCGGTCTGATTTGTGCGTTCAGATGTGTATGGAATAACATGGGCACATGGAATTATATGGTGGTTTGGTGGGTCTTACCCATACATTGTATGAAAAACTTGTTGCAGTCTTGTCTTGTAGAGAGATAAATCTAATGCTCTTTCTGGGAAAAAAGTAGCGCTCCATTGGTTGAAAAAGAAATGTCTTCTGTAGCTGTTCGTATTATACATCAATACGGACCAGATTGTTTATCCCTATTTTATTCAGAATTTCAGATGGTAGTCTTATGTCCTAAATTCTAACCAACAAAACTGTTGCAATCGGTTGGGACAACTAGCATTACTACATGGAGGTATCAGGGTCTTGCGCTCTTACTCAGCCAGGAAAAGCTTTGTAGTCTTGTTAAGCAGTTAGTTATCTACTGGGGCCTTATGGTCTAAGCAGTTAACTTTAGGATTTGAAGGAGTCTAGATGAGTGGAGATCTTTGGACATTTTTTGGAACCAAACTTCTCTTCTGTCTTCGCAATGCTGACGAACATTGGGAGATTCTTGCTACCTCCATGTCAGTGACAGGAGGGATATTCACATGACCAAAAATAAGTTGACTGTTATATTTTGGTTGAATTAATTGCTGCTAGTATTATTACCAATACCAAACTATTGCATTCATGAGGAAAAATACCTTACTACAAACCAAAATGGGCCAGTTAATATGCAATATACCCATTACTATAAAGTAGGAGTCATCACTGCTTAGCAACGTGCAAGTAGGATTGTGTTTTTCTCATTTTAAGCTGACAGCCGGTTTCTCATTGAAGCCAGGGCGACTAGCCTGTAAAAcagattttatttttcatcaagacaagaaatttgttaaaaCAGTGAAGCAACCACTGGAGCAATACTTTATCTATAACATATTCCCTCTGTTCCTTTTCTTATAAGGTGCATGGGATAATATGTGATGTAGTTATGTTCGTCTCTTGTTCCACAAATTCTCAAGTATTATCTATTCCTGAAACAGTTTGTGACTGTCTTAATTCCTCATTAATGTTACTCTTGTTGATCAGCTTTCTGGTTGTCTCCTTGATGAAAAC
This region includes:
- the LOC133892343 gene encoding uncharacterized protein LOC133892343 translates to MASADDQAAAVALLGGDPAAFDALLSTLMSSSNADRAAAEAAFNRLRASHPEALALRLASSLAAPATPADLRAMAGVLLRKVLSPTPSSSDASSNSAAAPPAPLWPQLSPAGQSALKSHLLSALQSDPPKAIAKKVCDAISELATSLLRENAWAELLPFLFRAASGPEAPNLQESALLIFARQADYIAESLLDHLMTIHNLLAAALAHPTSPDVRIAALGAAVNLVQCLLTNSDRDKMQDLLPAMMRALTDCLNSGQEASAQEALELLVELAGAEPRFLRRQIADVVGAMLQIAEAAQLEDGTRHLAVEFVITLAEARERAPGMMRRLPQFVGRLFAVLMQLLLDVEDDPAWHSAETEDEDAGEGNNYGVGQECLDRLAIAIGGNAIVPIASELLPQYLSAPEWQKHHAALVTLAQIAEGCAKVMLKNLEQVVSMILNGFQHPHPRVRWAAINAIGQLSTDLGPDLQVHYHQMVLPALANAMDDFQNPRVQAHAASAILNFSENCTPEILTPYLDGIVSKLLVLLQNGKQMVQEGALTALASVADSSQEHFKKYYDAVMPYLKAILMNATDKSNRMLRAKSMECISLVGMAVGKDKFRDDAKQVMEVLMALQGTPMETDDPITSYMLQAWARLCKCLGQDFLPYMSVVMPPLLQSAQLKPDVTITSAESDDEIESDDDSIETITLGDKRIGIRTSVLEEKATACNMLCCYADELKEGFFPWIDQVAPTLVPLLKFYFHEEVRRAAVAAMPELLRSAKLAVEKGQAQGRDESYVKQLSDYIIPALVEALHKEPETEMCSSMLDSLNECMQLSGCLLDENQVRAISDEIKNVIIASATRKSERKERTKAEDFDADEGELLKEENEQEEEVFDQVGECLGTLIKTFKASFLPFFDELSVYITPMLGKDKTAEERRIAICVFDDVAEQCRESSLKYYDTYLPFLLEASNDENSDVRQAAVYGVGVCAEFGGHVFRPLVGEALSKLNNVIRHPEARHPDNIMAYDNAVSALGKICQFHRDGIDAAQVVPAWLSCLPIKDDKIEAKVVHEQLCTMVERSDAEIIGPHSQYLPKIVSIFAEVLCNGTELATGETRNRMVNILRRFQQTLPPDFLASTFSNLQPQQQLLLQSILSA